The Chroicocephalus ridibundus chromosome 2, bChrRid1.1, whole genome shotgun sequence genome includes a region encoding these proteins:
- the CABYR gene encoding calcium-binding tyrosine phosphorylation-regulated protein produces MESSMIKHVPYGLQILLEGVSWAVMEDKPDDIAEFFALYFQDLVIFRKGHPDLDITELVHKFEMSCRASNGVGAETALHFISTETVALVLPLCAFYLAENMKEGLEAKTSEHTDPSFSGEPKQKDKCTDTEEDQLLKEPEIQYSSKATQHPSVASSVAESKSPPGSARPPSPEGPELVYVPAESTQLAAHALGNTDSFCSVRDVATSVQTLYEDSQTSENELTPVEGAAEDVAAVPAAEPIVEAVRSQPAVQSPSSIAGELGPSDSQADVSTDDDVNEASSATLGEDPSPSPLSPPPPPSPAPQGPLQAVPSCNGAEVTSTTEAVTLWWDGEPVMGAEVAPYEGAEVAPYVEQFPRKIIIPFVDQTACLVETEQPLNAGHGSRS; encoded by the exons ATGGAGTCTTCAATGATCAAGCACGTTCCATATGGCCTCCAGATCCTGCTCGAGGGAGTGAGCTGGGCTGTCATGGAAGACAAACCGGATGACATTGCCGAGTTTTTTGCTCTCTATTTCCAAGATCTTGTCATCTTTCGAAAAG gGCATCCAGATCTGGATATAACAGAACTGGTTCATAAGTTTGAG ATGTCCTGTAGAGCCTCTAATGGAGTTGGTGCTGAAACCgctcttcattttatttcaacGGAAACAGTTGCTCTTGTATTGCCATTATGTGCCTTTTACCTTGCAGAAAACATGAAGGAGGGACTGGAAGCGAAGACCTCCGAGCACACAGATCCTTCGTTTTCTGGGGAGCCCAAGCAAAAGGACAAGTGTACGGACACCGAGGAAGACCAGCTCCTTAAAGAACCTGAAATTCAATATAGCTCCAAAGCAACTCAACACCCATCAGTTGCCAGTTCCGTGGCAGAAAGCAAATCCCCCCCTGGATCTGCTAGACCTCCATCCCCCGAGGGACCTGAACTGGTGTACGTCCCCGCTGAGTCTACACAGCTTGCTGCCCATGCGCTAGGTAACACTGACTCTTTTTGTTCTGTGAGGGATGTGGCAACCAGCGTGCAGACTCTTTACGAAGACTCTCAGACCTCAGAGAATGAACTTACACCAGTAGAAGGTGCTGCTGAAGATGTTGCTGCTGTCCCAGCAGCCGAGCCTATCGTAGAGGCTGTTAGGTCACAACCAGCAGTGCAGAGCCCGTCCTCCATAGCTGGAGAACTAGGGCCCTCAGACAGCCAGGCTGATGTTTCAACAGATGATGATGTAAATGAAGCTTCCTCGGCCACCCTGGGGGAAGACCCATCACCATCACCtctttcaccaccaccacccccatcacCTGCTCCTCAAGGTCCATTGCAGGCTGTGCCTTCCTGCAACGGCGCTGAGGTTACCTCAACCACTGAGGCTGTAACACTGTGGTGGGATGGTGAGCCAGTTATGGGCGCAGAGGTTGCACCTTATGAGGGTGCGGAGGTGGCACCTTATGTAGAGCAGTTTCCACGGAAAATAATCATTCCCTTTGTAGACCAAACAGCTTGTCTGGTAGAGACTGAGCAGCCTCTAAATGCAGGCCATGGCTCAAGGTCTTAG